Within the Salvia hispanica cultivar TCC Black 2014 chromosome 4, UniMelb_Shisp_WGS_1.0, whole genome shotgun sequence genome, the region TGAAAACACTCTTGGTCAAACAAACATAATAAGTAGAAATTCCTCCGTTCCatggtaatagagtcattttagcattttggtacgttccatgaTAATAgatgcattttcttttttagtaaaagtcaacacattttttcacaaatactttactttctcttactttattctctcttcatctttctaccttttttcatttatcaatttactctcattttcttaactcaccaacacaatttttcttaatctccgtaccGAAAAGAAACGACTTCATTATTATAGAACAGAGGAAGTAATAACTATGTTCATTGGAGCTTTCCTAGCTTTCTCTCTTTAAATTGTGCAATGAGGAATTGTTCTTCTATTGTATTGGCAATGCATGTGGATATCGCAAGTAGTAGATTTCACTTGTAGATGCTAATCAATCATGGAGAAAACCTGCACAATAAGTAAGTTATGCGcaatattgattataaatttagatccatttttatatatgtaatttttgttgcattattaTTAGATGATGACATGAATTCCTAATATACGGCGAAGATGTAAATATCCGAATTATGCAAGATGAAAAACAATAGATGAAGAAAGATAGCCATAGATTACTTTGTAAAATTCCAAAGAAGTAGTCTCAAACACAAGccataagaaaaattaaaaaaacagagCTAACGGCCGAAGCAACAAGAAGATTGGTCACGAACTCTGCTACCACCATCATCATTCGCTGGCGATTTGTCAACCCTGCCTATGCAAAACGGTGCCATCACCCAAAATCCAACCAAACTCAAAGTCGCCAAAACCGCCAGCAGCCAATAATAGCGATCCAAACGGCTCTCACTCACCGTCTTCCCAAACCAACTCCCCTTCCCCTCACTCACCCTTCCCACAATCGCCACCAAAGCCACACTACTAAAATACCCGACCCCCGTCACGAAATCCGTGTACACGTCGTGGAAGTCTCTCAGGTCGGTCGGTGCCTGCGCGTGGTAGTACGTCTCGATGCTACTCCTAAAAAACACATCCACGCACGCAACCAAATAGAATTGGAACACCAGCCACATGGCGTGCTTCCGCTTCACCACGGCCGCGGCCACCGCGCAGCAGAGGATCGCGTGCGCCAAGGCCAGCGCCACGCCTAGGATGGACGGCATAGTGCGCAGGCATTTTGGGACGCAGAAGTTGCAGTATTTGTTCACGCATTGGAGGAACGCGCACGTGGCGCAAATGCATGGGGCTGCGGCGATGGCGATCAGCATTGGGAGTTGGAATACTGCTAGCGGAATGGTCATGAATACAAATTTGCGCTTCATATGATTCGCTTGGGAGACGAAGAAGGTGTTTCCAAGCGCGGAGACGATGCCTAAGATGATGAAGTTGATTGAGATGCCCGTTATGTGCCGCATAAAACTGCTTTCCTTGCCACTGCTTTCACTTTCTTGATAAAATCTGTACCCACAAAATTACAAAGTGGACTAATTATGTGAAATTTACTAAAATGACAGAagaagactatttttttggatgaagaGAGTAAATAAAAGTAGATTCAAACTGGTTTGCAAGAGAGAAAGAGACCAAATGGTTGAAGTAGTATTTAATGGAATTATGAATAACGAAAAATATACGACTCCTATTTATAACCTGCAAGGGGCGAACACTTTGAGGAGTGTAGCAAGCAAACTCCCTTTGTTCTTGGGGCCGGTTTTTGTGTAAGATGACCATCCGCCCAAAAAGGTAACGGTTACAATGGCAGCGAAGATTGCCGGAAACCCAAACCGGAAAGTCCACGACGATATCAATGAAATTATAACAAGTCCAATTGCGTATACGCAAAGGTTCTCTGCGGTTGAGCCATGCTTTTGCACGAGACCACATAAGTAAAATTGTCCCCCTTCGCTGGTTTGTTCATCATGCAAACAAGGCACACTCACGGTCAAACCGCCTCTTCCGATCGCCGTTAACGCCACTCCGAGGTACAACAGACCTCTTTGCGTATTCCCTACGCATGTTTCGTTGTATTCCTTGCATGGACCCATGCCCAGAACCGGCGGCAACGACATTGTAACAAAAACGATACCCTGACATTAAGAAACCAtaaagtttggtcaaattctagtATGTCATGTAACTTTGGAAATCAGTCAtgaattttagatttaattagtCTCCGTCATCTAGATTTTCAAAGATAAGAGATGGAGCAAATTGCAAAAATACCATAAagtttggttaaattttgGTTCGCCGCATAATATTGAAAACCATATAGAAAACCATGAATTTCTGATATAGCTAGTCTTATTAGATTTTCAAAGTTAAGTGACATACCAAAAttggatttatatttttatagtgaTATAGATTGACACGTGGACTCACCAGAGTGGAGGAGGCGGTAGAGATGACGACCACCACAAAATTTCCGAGATACTTGTCGGCGAGGAGCTGAAAGACGGCGGGTAGCATGAGGCTTGTTCCTTCCCAGATATTGACAATCGCGGCGGCATGAGTAAAGCTTAGTTTCCAAACATCCGTCAAAAATGgttgtaaaacaaaaaatgctCGTCGCATCAATGTGTCGGACCACAGCAATTGTACAATCCGACATCCTTTGACTGCACAAATCACTTGCATTTTAGACATGaaacatagtactactataataagTAAGGGCTTTAAAAGGTTTAAAGTCACACCGTTATCTCTGATGCTATTGCTGAAGCAATTTCTGATGCAATTAAACATCGTTGCATGGAATTAGGCAGTTTCACTCTCACAACAAAATGTGAACTAAAACAGGGAAAAAGCACTAATTAATGATAATAAGACATGTTTTGAGCAAAGGGTAATGCAAAATTAGGATTATCACTATTATCAACTTACATTCTTGAAAAGCTGCCCCACTTTAATTCGAAATTGCTGTTTGGATTTAGGAGTTTCAATTCGCCCCTGccttaaatagagaaaattcTATTATAAACAACTCCCACTTTTAATAttgtaaagaaaaaagttCCCACTAATCATATCCCTTACTCATTTTGGGGTTTTCTAGTTGCCTAGTATTTGGGGCAAAGAATAAATAATGTGTTTCATGAGGgtcaaatattcaattggTTATCAGTTATCACCTAGAGAAAATGATATCTCCTTGTTTAGCATATTGGATcaagtattttaaaatttcgaaTCGATAAATAAAAGGTGATGTTATGGGCTCACGGTTCACTTCCATCTCAAGTTATGCTTAAAGATATCGGATTCATTTTCATAAACATGCAAAATGTTACTGGTCATCTGCATTGACTAatgtaaaaagtaaattatgaGTACTTTTTATAACTGTATGCTCAAGTAAGCCGTTAAGTACCAACATGACATATGCATATTTACGCAATAATTTAAGAGACTCTAGATAAATTTGCAGTGGTTGTAGTTATAGACTTAtagatatataataaatttacttTTAAGATATGAgggtaaaaataataattttcaataataactTAAAGACATGAGCCATATCTTCGTTTGGTTCTGCATTATTCAAAGTAAATATGAGTGAACGGATTatctcaatttcttttttcatacacaataaacataaattttaaaggcTGCGACATGATGGACTCGAACTCAAGTCCTTCAGTCCAGACATTAACCCTCTACCAGACTACCACTATGCCAAATAGAAAAAACcatgtgtgtgtgagttggtCAAGCGGTGAAGAGGTTAATGCCTGAGGTCAAGGTGTCAGGTTCAAGTCCTTGTCCTTTGAGATGcgacttttaaatttaaggtTATTtaaccattaaaaaaaaagggaattGGAAAAAATAGATAGGAGTATAACTCGgataagaaattaaaactttttggTTCCAAAATGCTAAGAAAATCATGTAGCCCAAAAACCAAACTTCCAGGCCCAATTTCGTGAAACTATACACACCATGCCCAAATATGCATATCAATAAAAGTGTAAATCATTTAGTTAGTTAATGAGactaatatattattagtattatattatagaGAGGGATTACAATTTCCAGGCCTAAACATGCTTCAAGAATTTATCCATCATGGTTTCTGCTCAAACACCAGaaatcaacatttcattttatgaatCAATTATTCAACACAccttttttccccttttgtgataaaaaaatcGTACTAGAATTTTAACAAAACCAATTTTCTAATTAAGCTAgacatatataattatcacTGACAAAAtattacacatatatattccctctctctcgtcccaatttgccatttttgtaTGCATGTAAATAGTatcttatttgtttattactatatttggtaaTGAACCTCACGCTAATGTATCTTagtcacattttataataaaattattacttcatccgttCTAAGGAAGCTGACCCCTTTCTTGCGGCACGagaatttatgcaattttattttgtttgtgaagttgagagaataaagtaagatagagaaaataaagtagagagaaacgtgtttcaatttttagtaatgagtcatcttgtttgggacaaaccaaaaaggaaagtgagtcatcttcaatgggacagatggattatataaaagtaggactcacgctctaccaacttttcttaatccactatccattacatttcttcactacaaaaaaaactcATGTTTGCAAGCACATATTTACAAGCACAGCATGTGCTAGCAAATTTTGGCAGATTTGCGAGCAAAATTGCGAGCAAAATGCTTGTAATCTTGCTAGCGGACTTTGGAATATATCACCAAGCAATAAGTAGATATATACACATACCTGCAGCAGTTGGTCTTCCTTCTCACCGGCGGCCGGTATCTGCACCACCGCGACGCCACGGTTGGTTGCTTCCACTCCACTACTGCGAGCTTGCCATAATATTTGTGCAACTAATGTGTTTGAGGAGAGAATTTGTTGTATGAACTGAAAATTAACATTAAAGAGGGTAAGGTGGGGTAGATGAGGAGGACATATATACATTCATGACTTGCCCAGGATATATCCTACCCCGTACTATATTGATACATTCCGGACGTTTAGTTGTCACGTTCACTTGTGGTTGATTAAATGTCATATCTAATCTTATCTCTTGTTCGGTTATCTTTTTCTCAAAAGCTCGACGGTGACAATGTACGTGTGATGTCTCCACAATgccaaaattacattataTATTAGAACATCTACTATAGGTGGACACTTTTTAgtggacaatttttttttttgtccatagccactttttatttgtccacggccataaaaaaaattgtccgCAGCAATAGTGGACAATTTTATTAGCCAcgtttcactttatttttattgtttgtatattttatttcaattacaaTTTACTCCAAATTCACTCCGCACTACAGCAAAATCTTCTGTCACTTCTTCACCCTTACTCTGCAAttgcatttcattttacaACAACGACAAATCAACAAATCTAGCTGCAACTACTGCTTATCCCCTTTCCAAaggtttcttcttcttcacacAGAATTTCTTCCTTATTAATGTTCGACCCGATTTCCTATGACTGTAAATGCAATTGAAGTTCTTCAAATAGATTAtgctttgtttttcaattttggcaaaaaaaaaaattaaaaaatcgaaaaataaataaataaataaataaaaaatgaaaaacagcCGACCGCCGCGGCGGTTTCGCCGCACAATAGATAGCCGCGGCGGCCGCCGGGCTTCTCTCTCCTCCGGCTCGTCCACGCCGCATTCGGGGCGAATGCCCTTCCGCCCCAGCAAATTCGTCCGCCTCCGGGGCGGACGCGTCCTCCGCAGTAGACCGCCGCGGCGCCGCCGCGATCGGGGCGGCCGGCGCGCCGccctatagtggatgctcttatacaTTTCAtgatataactaatttaatcttaggcaaactttattttgatttattcatGACTATCTTGTTTAACAAACTAAATACGACCTATATGCATTGGACgtctgaaaaaaaatacagcAAAATATCTACTTtgtaaatttgttaattaaagGGCTATTTGACTATTTCCTCCTCTAGCTTCACTTTTGCTATAAACGGAACCCGCCAATTAACCAAACACAATTTCAAAAGCCCAATCTCATATTCAAAACACCATAATTATGGAAAAACCACTAACACAACGTTTAAAGGTTTCGGGTTCGAGTCCTCCGTGGTGCggcctttaaatttatgttcatttaaaaaaaaaactcaacttTCATGCAAATATTTGTAGAGGCTTTCACTACAACCAAACACACCCTTAATTGATAGCTCCATTTGTATTTGAAAGAACCTTCGAACGACTGGCTATACGTCGTCGTTTTAATACGTATGTGATGATCAAATGGAACAACTTAATTCATGAAAGCACGTCTCAATTCCTGATTACAAGAAATTCAATTATGAAAACAGTAAAACACGATGATCTGAGATTTACTACTACACGTTAGTACAAGTAAAcatactttaataatttactaaaactcaataaattactactactactaaacaaCAAAACTTTGCCTTTcttatttaatcaaactgtGTTTTACACATGAAAGGAGCCCAAAAATGGGAACATAgaatattaaactaatatgATTCACACCACTTCATTTATGctacaaatttttttcaacatATAACGAAGCACAAGCACCAATACAAACACTAGCACCAGCATTGAAAGATGTCTAGTTGGGCAATGGGATATCAGCTAGATCCTCTCTATATGGTGGATTCTGCATCTCAACTCCTCCTTGATGCCCATTTTCCATCCGACCGGCTTGGGCAATCACGTCCGGCTTGGTGGGGTCGATGAATGTCACAACTCTATCCTTTCGAAACATGAGATAGATGACTGAGATAATATAGATTGCCATAAGAGGAAACACTACTATTCCAATGAACACATTCCCCACTTTTGGCAAGTCATTGCTAATAAGCCAACCCACAAATGCAGTGCTCAAATAATAGATGTTGATGCCTATGATCCCCAGCCCTAGGATCCATGAAAACACTATGATCTGCATAATCATGTACacaaaaattagtagtattacaaAACAACTCATCCcaaaagattaataatttcaCTTACGTAGATAGAGTTCTTGTGAGGTCCCATCTTGGTGGCGCTCGTGCTGAACTTAAGAAGTGGGATTAGAGCGAAAGGAAGCTCAAACGATAATATCATCTGtaataaattgaattccaattccataaGTAACattccatttaatttgttgtgttAGATGATTTATATTCCATTTTTGAGTGAGGGTGTATGTAATACAAACCGATGCAATAATGATGAGTCGACCAGCGCCTGAAGATCCTCCAATTATAGACACTATTAGACTTGGTGTTATTGCAATGCACCTTGTCATCAAATTTCTTATCCATTTCTTCATCCTAAGTTCCAAGAAACCCTATAGAAAAggaattcaatttcatatataaacAAACTTCCGAGAAAACCATGAAGCAGTTTAGCCCAATTCTGGTCCTTCCCATTTAAAAATCAACTATAAAAATCATAAGTTTAGATTAGCTCGTAACTAATCCCAtagcaaaatatttcattggCTACGtataatatattgttgatattttcaaccaAACACTGtcgttttttttataaatgtacaACATCTTTTAAATAACTAGTTGTGTcgttttcttttaaaatgcACGACATCGTTTAAATAACTAGTTGTGGTGTCCGCATATGATTTATAGCTGACATATCAAATAcaatttcaccaaaaaattGCAGAACAAATCCAAACTACGTGGTTTTTCTATATGAAAAGTTGTGTTACGAACGAACCAAACTTCGTGATTTTCTGACAATTAAACTTAGTTATCTCATATTTGGTTACATCATACCTGCATGATGAACTGTCCTGCATAGGTGCCGGTGATAGCGGAGCTTTGGCCCGAGGCGAGCAATGCAATCGCATAAACCATAGAACTTGATTTCCCCAAAACATTCTAGAAAAGatcaagtaaaaaatgaaattagatatatattaTCCATGTGTGGTTTTTACTTATTaggaataatattaattaaccTTGAGAAGGAACGATGCGGAATTAAGTGTTAAGTCGCTGCAATTGTCTGAGTTTTCATTTGAGAGATCATCTGCCAAGCAAACAGTTCCCGACACAGAAATAACGGCCACATTTATCAAAAAAGCTACAAAAAGGGCAAATCCACTCTCGATCAAGAAGTATCGACAAGCATCCTGAAATAGAAATAcaatattaaactaattatCTAACATTTAATGACATTTAAATACCCCATCATCCACCATTTAAATGTCTTATTTTAACTTGtacaagttttaaaatttgtgaagcaaaattgatgaaaaaagaaaagaaaagaaaagaaagaagatgctTATTAATGAAATGACGGCGTTTTGAACgtcataaattttatacacAGATGGGATATTGCAAAATAATGAAACACAAAACTTTAactaaatttcattatttaaataactattaATCTGTATGTATTATACTTACATTGATTCCACGAACAGAGTTAGGTATCTTTCTCGACAGTACTAAAGcagaatgaagaaaaagattgTGCCTGCAgcaaaaaaatgatgaaaatattttaataataaaaagaattcaCTAAAACGcttgtgattttgttttgattaagTGGACCAATATTCACAAATTCTAGTGCAAATTAAGCTTgcctagtttttttttttcctattgtgatatatttttgttatttgacTATATCAAAAACACTTGTCAATACGTCAGAAAGTAAATCAGTCCACGATCACGACAATTCCATTTACTAGTAGGACTAGGCCTCATGACTAGCCTactattctctctttattagttatttcaaaaatccaaatgtagattgataaataattcatgtgtttatttattatcttCACGATTACTTGTGcgtttatttcctaaaaaaatttgtgaCCGTGTATAAGGAAATTGAAAGTAGCATACGGCATAACGAGGGCGCCAAGCAGTGCGATGGCGTCACCGGTGGCGCCTTGGCCACTCAACTTCGGCACAAACATTCCTTTCATAACTTCTTTAGCTGGGGGCTGCACATAGCTTAATTCTCCAAAAAAGCATGCTGCCATTATGAATACTAATATGGCAATCAACAACTCCAGCTTCCTCACctgttttttttaacaaataataaattattagtttacaaatatataattattaaccATGAGAACATGAGTAATAATTACGCCTatcctattttttaatatttctccTCATATAAATTGAAGACTTACGCCATATCTTTGTAGGGCGAGCAAGAGTAGAGTGCTGCACCCGGTGCAGAGAACCCCAACCCACACTGGTATCTTAAACAATATGTTAAGTGCAAATGCCGTCCCAATCACTATCAAATTGAAACTCACTTatgtcaataatattttttaagataaaaatcaggttgaatatattaaataattttttatgtggAATAAAGAGATCGATGTTCATAGCCAACATGTATGTACCTTCTGGGATGTCAGCAGCTATGACGGCAAGCTCAGCCAGAATCCACAAACAGTATTTAACAAATATTGGATACTCAGCCTTGCAATGCTCCGCCAAATGTTTGCCTACATATGTTTATATTAATCATATTGTCTCTATCCATGAAAAAAGGTTTTGGTAGTAGACGATAcaagttttcaaaaaattgataCAGTAAGACttatatatagagaaaaaaatattaaagtaagatattattagtgaaaaatTATGCTCATTTTAGAAATGTATCATGAATAAATATGGACTAATTTCAGTAAATAAGacaaattagaaaatatacTACTCTATCTGTCctttgaaaatttgtcacttatttctattttcatctgtccctaaaaatttgtcacctttcactaactcattttcactcacattttattataaaactaatatataaaaataggactcacataatattaattttttcaattcactttcttttatattttttaaaactcgtgccaagTTAAATGGTGACAAATCATAAGTGACGGCTGGAGTAATTTGTATAGACAGAACAATTagttttactttataaataaataaaagtcaCATGGTATTCAACCATTAAATAGATGCATGTATggagttgtgatcaattgagattttttatgctaattgagaaatgagatgcaatatcagccactcatttttattaaatgagtggtccagatttttccacatggaaaatatctttagattaattaattatgaaagggcagaatggtaatatcatagtaaattttattcaataaatatttttttaatttttaattttaattttttattaatttttttaaaaaaaatttaaaatattttttaattttttttaatttcttttttaattttttttttattttttttaaagttttttttatttttatttttcaactacatatacaattcatgtcaactacacacatataatgtcaactatgtgtacaatccatgtcaaccacacacacaattcatgtcaactacacacatataatgtcaactatgtgtacaatccatgtcaactacatatacaattcatgttaactatcaatataatgtcaactacatgtacaattcatgtcaaatagtatttattgaataaagttgttgacatttgatgtgtagttgacatgaattgtatatgtagttgaaaaaaaaaatttaaaaaaaatttaaaaaaatttaaaaaaattaataaaatcacaGTTATGCCcttctgttgacataaactacatgttgtt harbors:
- the LOC125220132 gene encoding protein NRT1/ PTR FAMILY 5.6-like; amino-acid sequence: MFNCIRNCFSNSIRDNVKGCRIVQLLWSDTLMRRAFFVLQPFLTDVWKLSFTHAAAIVNIWEGTSLMLPAVFQLLADKYLGNFVVVVISTASSTLGIVFVTMSLPPVLGMGPCKEYNETCVGNTQRGLLYLGVALTAIGRGGLTVSVPCLHDEQTSEGGQFYLCGLVQKHGSTAENLCVYAIGLVIISLISSWTFRFGFPAIFAAIVTVTFLGGWSSYTKTGPKNKGSLLATLLKVFAPCRFYQESESSGKESSFMRHITGISINFIILGIVSALGNTFFVSQANHMKRKFVFMTIPLAVFQLPMLIAIAAAPCICATCAFLQCVNKYCNFCVPKCLRTMPSILGVALALAHAILCCAVAAAVVKRKHAMWLVFQFYLVACVDVFFRSSIETYYHAQAPTDLRDFHDVYTDFVTGVGYFSSVALVAIVGRVSEGKGSWFGKTVSESRLDRYYWLLAVLATLSLVGFWVMAPFCIGRVDKSPANDDGGSRVRDQSSCCFGR
- the LOC125219773 gene encoding metal transporter Nramp5-like; protein product: MASLQQGSGGGNSNRIVAVAETPPPGGDWAAGNKEFGQEEEVQQKPGWKKFLQHVGPGFLVSLAYLDPGNLETDLQAGANHGYELLWVILIGLVFALIIQSLAANLGVSTGKHLAEHCKAEYPIFVKYCLWILAELAVIAADIPEVIGTAFALNILFKIPVWVGVLCTGCSTLLLLALQRYGVRKLELLIAILVFIMAACFFGELSYVQPPAKEVMKGMFVPKLSGQGATGDAIALLGALVMPHNLFLHSALVLSRKIPNSVRGINDACRYFLIESGFALFVAFLINVAVISVSGTVCLADDLSNENSDNCSDLTLNSASFLLKNVLGKSSSMVYAIALLASGQSSAITGTYAGQFIMQGFLELRMKKWIRNLMTRCIAITPSLIVSIIGGSSGAGRLIIIASMILSFELPFALIPLLKFSTSATKMGPHKNSIYIIVFSWILGLGIIGINIYYLSTAFVGWLISNDLPKVGNVFIGIVVFPLMAIYIISVIYLMFRKDRVVTFIDPTKPDVIAQAGRMENGHQGGVEMQNPPYREDLADIPLPN